Proteins found in one Homalodisca vitripennis isolate AUS2020 chromosome 4, UT_GWSS_2.1, whole genome shotgun sequence genomic segment:
- the LOC124358880 gene encoding 2-aminoethanethiol dioxygenase-like, translating to MASFPLIEIVKRQAILTFSKLAGVSSNFEENFSKLKSLTNKITSADINLDSSLLHPIPNGMEEEHAPVTYIQVLDDPNLTIGIFILKRGARLPLHDHPLMYGILKVVHGTVHIQSYSMVTGTKGLKEDTIPQGLNSVHPDDIVLSQDTMSKQVTLLARKEQDVYVNETSPSCVLSPITGNLHEIHSVDGPAAFVDILAPPYGSDIPGVGPRPCRYFKENGDVAVEQDGDKRPVKQLVRIPSPPDYWSNSAPYQGP from the coding sequence ATGGCAAGTTTTCCACTGATTGAAATTGTGAAACGACAGGCGATACTAACGTTTTCAAAACTGGCAGGTGTTTCCTCAAACTTTGAAGAAAATTTTTCCAAACTCAAAAGTTTGACAAACAAAATAACAAGTGCCGATATAAATTTGGATTCTTCTTTACTTCACCCGATTCCAAATGGAATGGAAGAAGAACATGCACCAGTAACTTATATTCAGGTCTTGGATGATCCAAATTTGACCATtggcatttttattttgaaacgaGGTGCAAGATTACCTCTACATGATCACCCATTAATGTAtggaattttaaaagttgttcaTGGGACTGTTCACATTCAGAGTTACTCAATGGTTACAGGAACAAAGGGACTGAAGGAAGACACTATTCCACAAGGACTTAATTCTGTGCATCCAGATGATATAGTCTTATCTCAAGATACTATGTCCAAACAAGTGACTTTGCTAGCAAGAAAAGAACAAGATGTTTATGTTAATGAAACAAGTCCCTCTTGTGTATTATCTCCAATAACAGGTAATTTACATGAAATCCATAGTGTAGATGGACCAGCCGCTTTTGTTGACATACTTGCTCCTCCTTATGGGTCCGACATCCCTGGAGTGGGCCCTAGACCTTGTCGCTATTTCAAAGAAAATGGTGACGTGGCTGTTGAACAAGACGGAGACAAGAGACCTGTAAAACAACTAGTTCGTATCCCCTCTCCTCCTGATTATTGGAGTAATTCTGCACCTTATCAAGGACCTTAA